The proteins below are encoded in one region of Lagenorhynchus albirostris chromosome 7, mLagAlb1.1, whole genome shotgun sequence:
- the KYAT1 gene encoding kynurenine--oxoglutarate transaminase 1 isoform X1, whose protein sequence is MALGGMFRNAAAIYLHLVGPFRGKKSGASLARCLHQTLVMTKQLQARRLNGIDHNPWVEFVTLASEADVVNLGQGFPDFAPPDFAVEAFQHAVSGDFMLNQYTKAFGYPPLTKILASFFGKLLGQDIDPLKNVLVTVGAYGALFTAFQALVDEGDEVIIIEPFFDCYEPMTLMAGGRPVFVSLKLSPNQDGELDSSSNWQLDPTELASKFTSRTKALILNTPNNPLGKVFSRAELELVASLCQQRGVVCVADEVYQWLVYDGYQHVSIATLPGMWERTLTIGSAGKTFSATGWKVGWVLGPESLLKHLRTVHQNSIFHCPTQAQAAAAQSFEREQLHFGQPSSYFVQLPQAIQRCRDHMVQSLKSVGLRPVIPQGSYFLITDISEFKSKMPNLPGAADEPYDRRFVKWMIKNKGLMAIPVSIFYSVPHQKLFDHYIRFCFMKDESTLQAMDKKLQKWKDELRP, encoded by the exons ATGGCTCTGGGAGGCATGTTCAGGAATGCGGCGGCCATCTATTTGCACCTGGTGGGGCCCTTCCGGGGAAAGAAGTCTGGAGCTTCGCTCGCCCGGTGTTTGCATCAGACT CTCGTCATGACCAAACAGCTGCAGGCTCGAAGGCTGAATGGGATCGACCACAACCCATG GGTGGAGTTTGTCACACTGGCCAGTGAGGCTGATGTCGTGAACTTGGGCCAAGGCTTCCCAGACTTCGCACCCCCAGACTTCGCCGTGGAAGCCTTTCAGCACGCCGTCAGTGGGGACTTCATGCTCAACCAGTACACGAAGGCATTT GGTTATCCACCCCTGACGAAGATCCTGGCCAGTTTCTTCGGGAAGTTGCTGGGACAGGACATAGACCCGCTCAAGAACGTGCTGGTGACTGTGGGTGCCTATGGAGCCCTGTTCACAGCCTTCCAGGCCCTGGTGGACGAAGGAGACGAG GTCATCATCATCGAGCCCTTTTTTGACTGTTATGAGCCCATGACATTGATGGCAGGGGGTCGCCCTGTGTTTGTGTCCCTGAAGCTG AGCCCCAACCAGGATGGGGAACTGGATTCCAGCAGCAACTGGCAGCTGGACCCCACGGAGCTGGCCAGCAAGTTCACATCTCGCACTAAAGCCCTTATCCTCAACACACCCAACAACCCCCTGGGAAAG GTGTTCTCCAGGGCAGAACTGGAGCTGGTGGCCAGCCTGTGCCAGCAGCGTGGCGTGGTGTGTGTCGCCGACGAGGTCTACCAGTGGCTGGTCTATGACGGGTACCAGCACGTCAGCATCG CCAccctccctggcatgtgggaacGCACCCTGACCATTGGCAGCGCTGGCAAGACCTTTAGCGCCACAGGCTGGAAG GTGGGCTGGGTCCTAGGCCCGGAGAGTCTGCTGAAGCACCTGCGCACCGTGCACCAGAACTCCATCTTCCACTGTCCCACACAGGCCCAG GCTGCAGCAGCCCAGAGCTTTGAGCGGGAGCAACTGCACTTCGGCCAACCCAGCAGCTACTTTGTGCAGCTCCCACAGGCCATACAGCGCTGCCGAGACCACATGGTACAGAGCCTGAAGTCCGTAGGCCTGAGGCCCGTGATCCCCCAGGGCAGCTACTTCCTCATCACAGACATCTCGGAATTCA AGAGCAAGATGCCCAACTTGCCTGGAGCTGCAGATGAGCCTTACGACAGACGCTTTGTCAAGTGGATGATCAAGAACAAG GGCTTGATGGCCATCCCGGTCTCCATCTTCTACAGCGTGCCACATCAGAAGCTCTTTGACCACTATATCCGCTTCTGTTTCATGAAG GATGAATCCACGCTCCAGGCCATGGACAAGAAGCTACAGAAGTGGAAGGATGAGCTCAGGCCCTGA
- the KYAT1 gene encoding kynurenine--oxoglutarate transaminase 1 isoform X3, whose product MTKQLQARRLNGIDHNPWVEFVTLASEADVVNLGQGFPDFAPPDFAVEAFQHAVSGDFMLNQYTKAFGYPPLTKILASFFGKLLGQDIDPLKNVLVTVGAYGALFTAFQALVDEGDEVIIIEPFFDCYEPMTLMAGGRPVFVSLKLSPNQDGELDSSSNWQLDPTELASKFTSRTKALILNTPNNPLGKVFSRAELELVASLCQQRGVVCVADEVYQWLVYDGYQHVSIATLPGMWERTLTIGSAGKTFSATGWKVGWVLGPESLLKHLRTVHQNSIFHCPTQAQAAAAQSFEREQLHFGQPSSYFVQLPQAIQRCRDHMVQSLKSVGLRPVIPQGSYFLITDISEFKSKMPNLPGAADEPYDRRFVKWMIKNKGLMAIPVSIFYSVPHQKLFDHYIRFCFMKDESTLQAMDKKLQKWKDELRP is encoded by the exons ATGACCAAACAGCTGCAGGCTCGAAGGCTGAATGGGATCGACCACAACCCATG GGTGGAGTTTGTCACACTGGCCAGTGAGGCTGATGTCGTGAACTTGGGCCAAGGCTTCCCAGACTTCGCACCCCCAGACTTCGCCGTGGAAGCCTTTCAGCACGCCGTCAGTGGGGACTTCATGCTCAACCAGTACACGAAGGCATTT GGTTATCCACCCCTGACGAAGATCCTGGCCAGTTTCTTCGGGAAGTTGCTGGGACAGGACATAGACCCGCTCAAGAACGTGCTGGTGACTGTGGGTGCCTATGGAGCCCTGTTCACAGCCTTCCAGGCCCTGGTGGACGAAGGAGACGAG GTCATCATCATCGAGCCCTTTTTTGACTGTTATGAGCCCATGACATTGATGGCAGGGGGTCGCCCTGTGTTTGTGTCCCTGAAGCTG AGCCCCAACCAGGATGGGGAACTGGATTCCAGCAGCAACTGGCAGCTGGACCCCACGGAGCTGGCCAGCAAGTTCACATCTCGCACTAAAGCCCTTATCCTCAACACACCCAACAACCCCCTGGGAAAG GTGTTCTCCAGGGCAGAACTGGAGCTGGTGGCCAGCCTGTGCCAGCAGCGTGGCGTGGTGTGTGTCGCCGACGAGGTCTACCAGTGGCTGGTCTATGACGGGTACCAGCACGTCAGCATCG CCAccctccctggcatgtgggaacGCACCCTGACCATTGGCAGCGCTGGCAAGACCTTTAGCGCCACAGGCTGGAAG GTGGGCTGGGTCCTAGGCCCGGAGAGTCTGCTGAAGCACCTGCGCACCGTGCACCAGAACTCCATCTTCCACTGTCCCACACAGGCCCAG GCTGCAGCAGCCCAGAGCTTTGAGCGGGAGCAACTGCACTTCGGCCAACCCAGCAGCTACTTTGTGCAGCTCCCACAGGCCATACAGCGCTGCCGAGACCACATGGTACAGAGCCTGAAGTCCGTAGGCCTGAGGCCCGTGATCCCCCAGGGCAGCTACTTCCTCATCACAGACATCTCGGAATTCA AGAGCAAGATGCCCAACTTGCCTGGAGCTGCAGATGAGCCTTACGACAGACGCTTTGTCAAGTGGATGATCAAGAACAAG GGCTTGATGGCCATCCCGGTCTCCATCTTCTACAGCGTGCCACATCAGAAGCTCTTTGACCACTATATCCGCTTCTGTTTCATGAAG GATGAATCCACGCTCCAGGCCATGGACAAGAAGCTACAGAAGTGGAAGGATGAGCTCAGGCCCTGA
- the KYAT1 gene encoding kynurenine--oxoglutarate transaminase 1 isoform X2 produces MTKQLQARRLNGIDHNPWVEFVTLASEADVVNLGQGFPDFAPPDFAVEAFQHAVSGDFMLNQYTKAFGYPPLTKILASFFGKLLGQDIDPLKNVLVTVGAYGALFTAFQALVDEGDEVIIIEPFFDCYEPMTLMAGGRPVFVSLKLSPNQDGELDSSSNWQLDPTELASKFTSRTKALILNTPNNPLGKVFSRAELELVASLCQQRGVVCVADEVYQWLVYDGYQHVSIATLPGMWERTLTIGSAGKTFSATGWKAAAAQSFEREQLHFGQPSSYFVQLPQAIQRCRDHMVQSLKSVGLRPVIPQGSYFLITDISEFKSKMPNLPGAADEPYDRRFVKWMIKNKGLMAIPVSIFYSVPHQKLFDHYIRFCFMKDESTLQAMDKKLQKWKDELRP; encoded by the exons ATGACCAAACAGCTGCAGGCTCGAAGGCTGAATGGGATCGACCACAACCCATG GGTGGAGTTTGTCACACTGGCCAGTGAGGCTGATGTCGTGAACTTGGGCCAAGGCTTCCCAGACTTCGCACCCCCAGACTTCGCCGTGGAAGCCTTTCAGCACGCCGTCAGTGGGGACTTCATGCTCAACCAGTACACGAAGGCATTT GGTTATCCACCCCTGACGAAGATCCTGGCCAGTTTCTTCGGGAAGTTGCTGGGACAGGACATAGACCCGCTCAAGAACGTGCTGGTGACTGTGGGTGCCTATGGAGCCCTGTTCACAGCCTTCCAGGCCCTGGTGGACGAAGGAGACGAG GTCATCATCATCGAGCCCTTTTTTGACTGTTATGAGCCCATGACATTGATGGCAGGGGGTCGCCCTGTGTTTGTGTCCCTGAAGCTG AGCCCCAACCAGGATGGGGAACTGGATTCCAGCAGCAACTGGCAGCTGGACCCCACGGAGCTGGCCAGCAAGTTCACATCTCGCACTAAAGCCCTTATCCTCAACACACCCAACAACCCCCTGGGAAAG GTGTTCTCCAGGGCAGAACTGGAGCTGGTGGCCAGCCTGTGCCAGCAGCGTGGCGTGGTGTGTGTCGCCGACGAGGTCTACCAGTGGCTGGTCTATGACGGGTACCAGCACGTCAGCATCG CCAccctccctggcatgtgggaacGCACCCTGACCATTGGCAGCGCTGGCAAGACCTTTAGCGCCACAGGCTGGAAG GCTGCAGCAGCCCAGAGCTTTGAGCGGGAGCAACTGCACTTCGGCCAACCCAGCAGCTACTTTGTGCAGCTCCCACAGGCCATACAGCGCTGCCGAGACCACATGGTACAGAGCCTGAAGTCCGTAGGCCTGAGGCCCGTGATCCCCCAGGGCAGCTACTTCCTCATCACAGACATCTCGGAATTCA AGAGCAAGATGCCCAACTTGCCTGGAGCTGCAGATGAGCCTTACGACAGACGCTTTGTCAAGTGGATGATCAAGAACAAG GGCTTGATGGCCATCCCGGTCTCCATCTTCTACAGCGTGCCACATCAGAAGCTCTTTGACCACTATATCCGCTTCTGTTTCATGAAG GATGAATCCACGCTCCAGGCCATGGACAAGAAGCTACAGAAGTGGAAGGATGAGCTCAGGCCCTGA
- the SPOUT1 gene encoding putative methyltransferase C9orf114 homolog isoform X1, translated as MAERGRKRPCGPGEHGRRVEWRKWKQQKKEEKKKWKDLKMVKKLERQRVQEEQAKRQQEEEAAAQREDRGRHYTLSVALPGSILDNAQSPELRTYLAGQIARACTIFCVDEIVVFDEEGQDAKTVEGEFRGVGKKGQACVQMARILQYLECPQYLRKAFFPKHQDLQFAGLLNPLDSPHHMRQDEESEFREGIVVDRPTRPGQGSFVNCGMKKEVKIDKHLEPGLRVTVRLNQQQLPESKTYRGKVVSSQDPRTKAGLYWGYTVRLASCLSAVFAEAPFQDGYDLTIGTSERGSDVASAQLPNFRHALVVFGGLQGLEAGVDADPNLEVAEPSVLFDRYVNTCPKQGSRTIRTEEAILISLAALQPGLTHAGARPS; from the exons ATGGCGGAGCGCGGGAGGAAGAGGCCCTGCGGCCCG GGTGAACATGGCCGGAGGGTGGAGTGGCGAAAATGGAAGCAACAGA aaaaagaggagaaaaagaagtggaAGGATCTCAAGATGGTGAAGAAACTGGAGCGGCAGCGAGTGCAGGAGGAACAGGCAAAGCGAcagcaggaggaggaggcagcTGCCCAGAGGGAGGATCGGG GGCGGCACTACACCCTGAGCGTGGCCCTTCCGGGCTCCATCCTGGACAACGCCCAGTCGCCCGAGCTTCGCACCTACCTGGCTGGCCAGATTGCTAGAGCCTGCACCATCTTCTGCGTGGATGAGATTGTGGTGTTTGATGAAGAGGGCCAAGATGCCAA GACTGTGGAGGGGGAATTCAGGGGAGTCGGCAAGAAGGGGCAGGCATGCGTGCAGATGGCCCGGATCCTGCAGTACCTGGAGTGTCCCCA GTACCTAAGAAAAGCATTCTTCCCCAAGCATCAGGATCTACAGTTTGCAG GGCTCCTGAACCCCTTGGACAGCCCTCACCACATGCGTCAGGATGAGGAATCCGAGTTCCGAGAGGGCATCGTGGTGGACCGGCCCACCCGGCCGGGCCAGGGCTCCTTTGTCAACTGTGGCATGAAGAAG GAGGTGAAGATTGACAAGCACTTGGAGCCTGGACTCCGGGTGACGGTGCGGCTGAACCAGCAGCAGCTCCCAG AAAGCAAGACCTACCGTGGAAAAGTCGTGTCGTCACAGGACCCTCGCACCAAAGCTGGTCTCTACTGGGGCTACACGGTCCGCCTGGCCTCCTGCCTCA GTGCTGTGTTTGCTGAGGCCCCCTTCCAGGACGGCTATGACCTGACCATTGGGACATCAGAGCGAGGCTCAGACGTGGCCTCCGCCCAGCTTCCCAACTTCAG GCACGCTCTCGTGGTGTTTGGGGGCCTCCAAGGGCTGGAAGCTGGAGTGGATGCTGACCCCAACCTGGAGGTGGCTGAGCCCAGTGTCCTCTTCGATCGGTACGTCAACACCTGCCCCAAGCAGGGCAGCCGCACCATCCGCACCGAG GAAGCCATCCTCATCTCCCTGGCTGCCCTGCAGCCTGGCCTCACCCACGCGGGTGCCCGGCCCAGCTGA
- the SPOUT1 gene encoding putative methyltransferase C9orf114 homolog isoform X2, translating to MVKKLERQRVQEEQAKRQQEEEAAAQREDRGRHYTLSVALPGSILDNAQSPELRTYLAGQIARACTIFCVDEIVVFDEEGQDAKTVEGEFRGVGKKGQACVQMARILQYLECPQYLRKAFFPKHQDLQFAGLLNPLDSPHHMRQDEESEFREGIVVDRPTRPGQGSFVNCGMKKEVKIDKHLEPGLRVTVRLNQQQLPESKTYRGKVVSSQDPRTKAGLYWGYTVRLASCLSAVFAEAPFQDGYDLTIGTSERGSDVASAQLPNFRHALVVFGGLQGLEAGVDADPNLEVAEPSVLFDRYVNTCPKQGSRTIRTEEAILISLAALQPGLTHAGARPS from the exons ATGGTGAAGAAACTGGAGCGGCAGCGAGTGCAGGAGGAACAGGCAAAGCGAcagcaggaggaggaggcagcTGCCCAGAGGGAGGATCGGG GGCGGCACTACACCCTGAGCGTGGCCCTTCCGGGCTCCATCCTGGACAACGCCCAGTCGCCCGAGCTTCGCACCTACCTGGCTGGCCAGATTGCTAGAGCCTGCACCATCTTCTGCGTGGATGAGATTGTGGTGTTTGATGAAGAGGGCCAAGATGCCAA GACTGTGGAGGGGGAATTCAGGGGAGTCGGCAAGAAGGGGCAGGCATGCGTGCAGATGGCCCGGATCCTGCAGTACCTGGAGTGTCCCCA GTACCTAAGAAAAGCATTCTTCCCCAAGCATCAGGATCTACAGTTTGCAG GGCTCCTGAACCCCTTGGACAGCCCTCACCACATGCGTCAGGATGAGGAATCCGAGTTCCGAGAGGGCATCGTGGTGGACCGGCCCACCCGGCCGGGCCAGGGCTCCTTTGTCAACTGTGGCATGAAGAAG GAGGTGAAGATTGACAAGCACTTGGAGCCTGGACTCCGGGTGACGGTGCGGCTGAACCAGCAGCAGCTCCCAG AAAGCAAGACCTACCGTGGAAAAGTCGTGTCGTCACAGGACCCTCGCACCAAAGCTGGTCTCTACTGGGGCTACACGGTCCGCCTGGCCTCCTGCCTCA GTGCTGTGTTTGCTGAGGCCCCCTTCCAGGACGGCTATGACCTGACCATTGGGACATCAGAGCGAGGCTCAGACGTGGCCTCCGCCCAGCTTCCCAACTTCAG GCACGCTCTCGTGGTGTTTGGGGGCCTCCAAGGGCTGGAAGCTGGAGTGGATGCTGACCCCAACCTGGAGGTGGCTGAGCCCAGTGTCCTCTTCGATCGGTACGTCAACACCTGCCCCAAGCAGGGCAGCCGCACCATCCGCACCGAG GAAGCCATCCTCATCTCCCTGGCTGCCCTGCAGCCTGGCCTCACCCACGCGGGTGCCCGGCCCAGCTGA
- the ENDOG gene encoding endonuclease G, mitochondrial, with protein sequence MAKQLLRGGLTLALGAGLGAAAEGWRRRADARAAPGLLSRLPVLPVAAAAGLPAVPGAPTGGSPGELAKYGLPGVAQLKSRESYMLCYDPRTRCALWVVEQLRPENLRGDGDRRSCDFHEDDSVHAYHRATNADYGGSGFDRGHLAAAGNHRWSQKAMNDTFYLSNIAPQVPHLNQNAWNNLERYSRNLTRTYQNVYVCTGPLFLPRTEADGKSYVKYQVIGKNHVAVPTHFFKVLILEAADGQIELRSYVMPNAPVDEAVPLERFLVPIESIERASGLLFVPNILARTGSLKAITAGSK encoded by the exons ATGGCCAAGCAGTTGCTTCGGGGCGGCTTGACCCTGGCGCTGGGCGCAGGGCTGGGTGCAGCCGCCGAGGGCTGGCGGCGGCGGGCGGACGCAcgggcggcgccggggctgctgAGCCGGCTGCCCGTGCTGCCtgtggcggcggcggccgggcTTCCCGCCGTGCCCGGGGCTCCGACGGGCGGCAGCCCCGGCGAGCTGGCGAAGTACGGGCTGCCCGGGGTGGCGCAGCTCAAGAGCCGTGAGTCGTACATGCTGTGTTACGACCCGCGCACCCGCTGCGCGCTCTGGGTGGTCGAGCAGCTGCGGCCTGAGAATCTCCGCGGCGACGGCGACCGCCGCTCCTGCGACTTCCACGAGGACGACTCGGTGCATGCGTATCACCGCGCCACCAACGCCGACTACGGGGGCAGCGGCTTCGACCGCGGCCATCTCGCCGCCGCCGGCAACCACCGCTGGAGCCAGAAGGCCATGAACGACACCTTCTACCTGAGCAACATCGCGCCCCAG GTGCCCCACCTCAACCAGAATGCCTGGAACAACCTGGAACGGTACAGCCGCAACCTGACCCGCACCTACCAAAATGTCTATGTCTGCACGGGGCCTCTCTTCCTGCCCAG GACGGAGGCTGATGGGAAGTCCTATGTGAAGTACCAGGTAATTGGCAAGAACCACGTGGCGGTGCCCACCCACTTCTTCAAAGTGCTGATCCTGGAGGCAGCAGACGGGCAGATCGAACTCCGCTCCTATGTGATGCCCAACGCGCCTGTGGATGAGGCGGTCCCGCTGGAGCGCTTCCTGGTGCCCATCGAGAGCATTGAGCGGGCCTCAGGGCTGCTTTTTGTGCCAAATATCCTGGCACGGACAGGCAGCCTTAAGGCCATCACTGCAGGCAGCAAGTAA